One Ardenticatenales bacterium DNA segment encodes these proteins:
- a CDS encoding nitroreductase family protein translates to MPPPADPVNWLRERRSIRRYRPEPLPPSLLDQLLNAGIWAPSAHNRQPWRFAVIQNDAIKQKLAAAMGQRLRADLAADGVPPAIIEQDAGRSYERITAAPALILLCLSLVDMDNYPDEARRRHEWVMAVQSTAMAGQNLLLAAHALGLGACWMCAPLFCPDVVRLALDLPDDWQPQGLITLGFPAESKRKTRRPPAEVARYY, encoded by the coding sequence ATGCCCCCTCCCGCCGATCCCGTAAACTGGCTGCGCGAGCGCCGTTCCATCCGCCGCTATCGCCCGGAGCCACTGCCCCCATCGCTGCTGGACCAACTGCTTAATGCCGGCATCTGGGCCCCCTCCGCGCACAACCGCCAGCCGTGGCGCTTCGCCGTCATCCAAAACGACGCCATCAAGCAGAAACTGGCCGCGGCCATGGGCCAGCGGCTGCGCGCCGACCTGGCCGCCGATGGCGTGCCCCCCGCCATCATTGAGCAGGACGCCGGTCGCTCCTACGAACGCATCACCGCTGCCCCCGCCCTCATCCTCCTTTGCCTCAGCCTCGTGGATATGGACAATTATCCTGACGAAGCGCGCCGCCGGCATGAATGGGTGATGGCCGTGCAAAGCACGGCCATGGCCGGGCAAAATCTGCTGCTGGCGGCGCACGCCCTCGGGTTGGGGGCGTGCTGGATGTGCGCGCCTCTTTTCTGCCCGGATGTGGTGCGCCTGGCGCTGGACCTGCCGGACGACTGGCAGCCGCAGGGCCTGATTACGCTGGGTTTCCCCGCCGAAAGCAAACGCAAAACCCGTCGCCCGCCGGCGGAGGTTGCACGCTATTATTAG
- a CDS encoding CBS domain-containing protein has translation MTLREELQTEQVQHLNLTDFSRVTSDTTIGAAIAGMRAEHHHTCLVLSANKLVGIVTERDILRKVIGGDNLHQLVTSIMTPDPITVTPDFPAADALWLMDRKGIRNLPVVDVTGKIVGNMTHKCILDYLAARYPTVVLNRPPAPDLVASTPEGG, from the coding sequence ATGACCCTCCGCGAAGAACTCCAAACCGAACAAGTGCAACATCTCAATCTAACGGATTTCAGCCGCGTCACCAGCGATACCACAATAGGCGCGGCTATTGCCGGCATGCGCGCCGAACATCATCACACATGCCTCGTCCTGTCCGCAAACAAACTCGTAGGCATCGTGACGGAGCGAGACATCTTGCGCAAGGTCATCGGCGGCGACAACCTGCACCAGCTCGTGACCAGCATCATGACGCCTGACCCGATCACCGTCACGCCCGATTTCCCCGCCGCCGATGCGCTCTGGCTCATGGACCGCAAGGGCATTCGTAACCTGCCCGTCGTCGATGTCACGGGCAAAATTGTGGGCAATATGACGCACAAGTGCATTCTCGACTATCTGGCGGCGCGCTACCCGACCGTCGTCCTCAACCGCCCGCCCGCGCCCGACCTGGTCGCCAGCACGCCGGAAGGCGGCTGA
- a CDS encoding FadR family transcriptional regulator, translated as MQLSKLKPDFLRYLAEHPATNGETLPTLADIGAEMGVSVGKLREQLEFARHLGLISIRPRVGMKREPFDFMPAVLPSLLYSMATGEASFMQFSQLRQTLEAAMWPEAVVKLTPADKTQLRAIIDNAWSKLRGEPVHVPNREHRDLHMTIFTHLENPFVRGILNAYWEAYEASELTRLADYGYWLRVWDYHERIVDALCRDDFDEGLELLVAHFKLLPTLSLPPVVTTPHSPTQETP; from the coding sequence ATGCAGCTAAGCAAACTCAAACCCGACTTTCTCAGATACCTGGCGGAACACCCGGCCACCAACGGGGAAACGCTACCTACGTTGGCGGATATTGGCGCGGAAATGGGCGTGAGCGTAGGGAAACTGCGCGAGCAGCTTGAGTTCGCGCGCCATTTGGGGCTTATTTCGATTCGCCCGCGGGTGGGCATGAAGCGTGAACCGTTTGATTTTATGCCGGCAGTTCTCCCCAGCCTCCTCTACAGCATGGCCACGGGCGAAGCCAGTTTCATGCAGTTCAGCCAACTGCGCCAGACCCTGGAAGCCGCCATGTGGCCGGAAGCCGTCGTCAAACTCACACCCGCCGACAAAACACAGTTACGCGCCATCATCGACAACGCCTGGAGCAAACTGCGCGGCGAACCCGTCCATGTGCCCAATCGAGAACACCGCGACCTGCACATGACCATCTTCACCCATCTCGAAAACCCATTTGTGCGCGGCATCCTCAATGCCTATTGGGAAGCCTACGAAGCCAGCGAACTGACGCGGCTGGCGGACTACGGCTACTGGTTGCGCGTATGGGACTATCACGAGCGCATTGTGGATGCATTGTGCCGCGACGATTTTGACGAGGGCCTGGAACTATTGGTTGCCCACTTCAAACTCCTTCCCACCTTGTCTCTCCCCCCCGTCGTAACAACACCCCATTCCCCCACCCAGGAAACACCATGA